From the genome of Paraburkholderia flava, one region includes:
- a CDS encoding MurR/RpiR family transcriptional regulator: MSAPNLIPHIRSALTSLRPAERKVADMVLSDVDFAMRGSITELAQRADVSEPSVTRFCRAVGAHGLRDFKMQLAQSVAGGLPYASTAVARDDDIETLLDKVGKAAVDGITHARGALDPVAVDAAIAAIAHARRVFFFGVGSGSGLVAQDAALRFLRLDLAANAFTDGHLQRLYAGLMEPGDVAFAISHAGRSIEVNESIQIAKERGATTIALTNVGSRLAWLVDIPLLLRVASPIDPNTPGVSRLVHLCIMDALAIGVALRLGPKTLEKMRHAKARLGHEAEPAAGES, encoded by the coding sequence GTGTCCGCACCGAATCTGATTCCCCACATCCGCAGTGCGCTGACGTCGTTGCGGCCGGCCGAGCGCAAGGTCGCCGACATGGTGCTCTCGGACGTCGACTTCGCGATGCGCGGGAGTATCACCGAACTCGCGCAGCGGGCCGACGTGTCCGAGCCTTCCGTGACACGCTTCTGCCGCGCGGTCGGCGCGCACGGTCTGCGTGACTTCAAGATGCAGCTCGCGCAGAGCGTCGCGGGCGGGCTGCCGTATGCATCGACCGCGGTCGCACGCGACGACGACATCGAGACCCTGCTCGACAAGGTCGGTAAAGCAGCCGTCGACGGCATCACGCATGCGCGCGGCGCACTCGATCCCGTAGCAGTCGATGCGGCGATCGCCGCGATTGCGCATGCGCGGCGCGTGTTTTTCTTCGGTGTCGGTTCGGGCTCGGGTCTCGTTGCGCAGGACGCGGCACTGCGTTTCCTGCGCCTCGATCTCGCGGCGAACGCCTTCACCGACGGTCATCTGCAGCGTCTTTATGCGGGCTTGATGGAACCCGGCGACGTCGCGTTCGCGATTTCGCATGCGGGGCGCAGCATCGAAGTGAACGAGAGCATCCAGATCGCGAAGGAACGCGGCGCGACGACGATCGCGCTGACCAACGTCGGGTCGCGGCTTGCGTGGCTCGTCGATATTCCGCTGCTGCTGCGCGTCGCGAGTCCGATCGATCCGAATACGCCGGGCGTGTCGCGGCTCGTGCATCTGTGCATCATGGATGCACTGGCGATCGGCGTGGCATTGCGGCTCGGACCGAAGACGCTGGAGAAGATGCGTCACGCAAAGGCGCGGCTCGGGCACGAAGCGGAGCCGGCGGCAGGCGAGAGCTGA
- a CDS encoding ABC transporter ATP-binding protein produces the protein MAAVQLSGIFKRYGETQVVHGIDLDIDDGEFVVLVGPSGCGKSTLMRMVAGLEEISGGDLLIGGTRANSLAPQQRNISMVFQSYALYPHLSVYENIAFGPRIRKESVANFKPRIEAAAKMLNLGGYLDRLPRALSGGQRQRVAMGRAVVREPSLFLFDEPLSNLDAKLRVQMRTEIKALHQRLKNTVIYVTHDQIEAMTMADRIVVMNAGRIEQIGRPLDLYDRPANLFVASFLGSPSMNFVEGVVTAGAQGPALTFDGAEVALPGAVAAQAAVGAKLTLGVRPEHIELDAAASAGGVAMNIEVVEPTGAETHLYGKIGGATWCVTSRRRTAFEPGQRVTLRLPAEHLHLFDTESGRRID, from the coding sequence ATGGCAGCAGTGCAACTGAGCGGCATCTTCAAGCGCTACGGCGAAACCCAGGTCGTGCACGGCATCGACCTCGATATCGACGACGGCGAATTCGTCGTGCTGGTCGGCCCGTCGGGTTGCGGCAAGAGCACGCTGATGCGGATGGTCGCGGGTCTCGAGGAAATCAGCGGCGGCGATTTGCTGATCGGCGGCACGCGTGCGAACAGTCTCGCGCCGCAGCAGCGCAATATTTCGATGGTGTTCCAGAGCTACGCGCTGTATCCGCATCTGTCGGTGTACGAGAACATCGCGTTCGGTCCGCGTATCCGCAAAGAGTCGGTCGCGAACTTCAAGCCGCGTATCGAAGCGGCCGCGAAGATGCTGAACCTCGGCGGTTATCTGGACCGGTTGCCGCGTGCGCTGTCGGGCGGTCAGCGGCAGCGCGTCGCGATGGGCCGCGCGGTGGTGCGCGAGCCGTCGCTGTTCCTGTTCGACGAGCCGCTGTCGAACCTCGACGCGAAGCTGCGCGTGCAGATGCGTACCGAGATCAAGGCGCTGCATCAGCGGCTGAAAAACACTGTGATCTACGTGACGCACGACCAGATCGAAGCGATGACGATGGCCGATCGCATCGTCGTGATGAACGCAGGACGTATCGAGCAGATCGGCCGGCCGCTCGATCTGTACGACCGGCCCGCGAATCTGTTTGTCGCGAGCTTTCTCGGTTCGCCTTCGATGAATTTTGTCGAGGGCGTCGTGACGGCCGGCGCGCAGGGACCGGCGCTGACGTTCGACGGTGCCGAAGTCGCGCTGCCCGGCGCGGTCGCTGCGCAGGCCGCAGTCGGCGCGAAGCTCACGCTAGGCGTGCGGCCCGAACATATCGAACTCGATGCTGCCGCTTCAGCGGGAGGCGTCGCGATGAACATCGAAGTCGTCGAGCCGACCGGTGCGGAAACGCATCTGTACGGCAAGATCGGCGGCGCGACGTGGTGCGTCACGAGCCGCCGGCGCACCGCATTCGAGCCCGGCCAGCGCGTGACGTTGCGCCTGCCGGCCGAGCATCTTCACCTGTTCGACACGGAGAGTGGACGGAGGATCGACTGA
- a CDS encoding SDR family oxidoreductase, whose amino-acid sequence MKRVVLVTGAGGGIGSVLCRRFVAEGDTVLALDVDAAGLDALVAELGAAHVTPVAADIGDAAAVRAAVDAAVAVRGPVDVLVANAGGAKSATLATTDVASWHRDVHLNLNGTYHVVESVRASMIERQRGAMVLIGSVNGLTSLGHPAYSAAKAGLISYTKSLAIELGRFGIRANIVCPGTVQTKAWKARVEKNPQVFENLRKWYPLRDFATPDDIADAVLFLASPMARVITGVALPVDGGLMAGNRPMTEELTLEPL is encoded by the coding sequence ATGAAGCGGGTCGTACTGGTGACGGGAGCGGGCGGCGGGATCGGCAGCGTGCTGTGCAGGCGGTTCGTCGCGGAAGGCGACACGGTGCTCGCGCTGGACGTCGATGCTGCCGGGCTCGATGCGCTGGTCGCCGAACTTGGTGCGGCGCACGTGACGCCGGTCGCGGCCGATATCGGCGATGCGGCTGCCGTGCGTGCGGCGGTGGATGCGGCCGTCGCGGTGCGCGGTCCGGTCGACGTGCTGGTCGCGAACGCGGGCGGCGCCAAGAGCGCGACGCTCGCGACCACGGACGTCGCCAGCTGGCATCGCGATGTGCATCTGAACCTGAACGGCACGTACCACGTGGTCGAGTCGGTGCGCGCATCGATGATCGAGCGGCAGCGCGGCGCGATGGTGCTGATCGGCTCGGTCAACGGTTTGACGTCGCTCGGTCATCCCGCATACAGCGCAGCGAAGGCCGGCCTCATCAGCTACACGAAATCGCTCGCTATTGAGCTGGGTCGCTTCGGCATCCGCGCGAACATCGTCTGTCCGGGCACGGTGCAGACGAAGGCGTGGAAAGCGCGCGTCGAAAAGAATCCGCAGGTGTTCGAAAACCTGCGCAAGTGGTACCCGTTGCGCGATTTCGCGACGCCCGACGATATCGCCGATGCGGTGCTGTTCCTCGCGTCGCCGATGGCGCGCGTGATCACCGGCGTTGCGTTGCCGGTGGACGGCGGCCTGATGGCGGGCAACCGGCCGATGACCGAGGAACTGACGCTTGAACCGCTGTGA
- a CDS encoding ABC transporter substrate-binding protein, with protein sequence MSLHARASLVLGRIAVALAFAGIAHAAQADTVRVTVAHYSDATAPYFEKMAKNFEKANPGTTIKIEDVNWDTLQQKLQTDISGGANADLAIVGTRWLLDFVKDDVAEPLDGYMDPSFKNRFIGPFLAPGEINGKVYGLPIAASARALYYNKDLLAKAGFPNGPKTWDDVIAASKKLKSMGVAGFGLQGKEIETDVYWYYALWTNGGDVVGKDGKAAFNSPAGIKAATLYKTLIDDGLTQPGVTGYSREDVQNLFKQGRVAMVISAPFLSKQIKKEAPTLKYGIDPIPMGTTHATYAVTDSIVMFKNSKVKKSAWKFLDYLFTKEPRVEFTSTEGFLPTTKAEATDPAFNDPDTKAFVALLPTAKFAPTITGWEDTAKAVSNAMQSIYLGKAKPADALNAAATEANKALGH encoded by the coding sequence ATGTCGTTGCATGCACGTGCTTCCCTCGTGCTCGGCAGGATTGCCGTAGCACTCGCATTTGCAGGTATCGCCCATGCGGCGCAGGCCGACACGGTCCGCGTCACCGTCGCGCACTACAGCGACGCGACGGCGCCGTACTTCGAGAAGATGGCCAAAAACTTCGAGAAGGCGAATCCTGGCACCACGATCAAGATCGAAGATGTGAACTGGGACACGCTGCAGCAGAAACTGCAGACGGACATCTCGGGCGGCGCCAACGCCGACCTCGCGATCGTCGGCACGCGCTGGCTGCTCGACTTCGTGAAGGACGACGTCGCCGAGCCGCTCGACGGCTACATGGACCCGAGCTTCAAGAACCGCTTCATCGGGCCGTTCCTGGCCCCTGGCGAGATCAACGGCAAGGTCTACGGCCTGCCGATCGCCGCATCCGCACGCGCGCTGTACTACAACAAGGACCTGCTCGCGAAGGCCGGCTTCCCGAACGGACCGAAGACCTGGGACGACGTGATCGCCGCATCGAAGAAGCTGAAGTCGATGGGTGTCGCGGGCTTCGGTCTGCAGGGCAAGGAAATCGAAACGGACGTGTACTGGTACTACGCGCTGTGGACGAACGGCGGCGACGTGGTCGGCAAGGACGGCAAAGCCGCGTTCAATTCGCCGGCCGGCATCAAGGCCGCGACGCTGTACAAGACGCTGATCGACGACGGTCTCACGCAACCCGGCGTGACCGGCTACAGCCGCGAGGACGTGCAGAATCTGTTCAAGCAGGGCCGCGTCGCGATGGTGATCTCCGCGCCGTTCCTCTCGAAGCAGATCAAGAAGGAAGCGCCGACGCTTAAATACGGCATCGATCCGATCCCGATGGGCACGACGCACGCCACCTACGCGGTGACCGATTCGATCGTGATGTTCAAGAACTCGAAGGTGAAGAAGAGCGCGTGGAAGTTCCTCGACTATCTGTTCACGAAGGAACCGCGCGTCGAGTTCACGAGCACCGAAGGCTTCCTGCCGACGACGAAGGCCGAAGCCACCGATCCGGCCTTCAACGATCCGGACACGAAGGCATTCGTCGCACTGCTGCCGACCGCGAAGTTCGCACCGACCATCACCGGTTGGGAAGACACCGCGAAGGCCGTATCGAATGCGATGCAGTCGATCTACCTCGGCAAGGCGAAGCCCGCCGACGCGCTGAACGCTGCTGCAACCGAAGCGAACAAGGCGCTCGGCCACTGA
- a CDS encoding carbohydrate ABC transporter permease, with translation MSRSSLSSLPGIAAPTARRRLPVAWLLIAPSLILALFIISYPIYNIVFQSMHEVSRFGAIRGFNGIANFTAVFSDPVFAEAAQRTVVWTAAVVGGTVLISVPVALVLNQDFYGRGVARTIVMLPWSVSLTMTAVVWRWAFNDDYGMVNVTLQRLGLIGGPIHWLATPEFAFPVEIAVGILVSIPFTVTILLGGLSSVPGDIYEAARIDGASAWQQFRKLTLPLLRPFINMAILLNVIYVFNSFPIIWVMTQGGPDNGTHILVTYLYELGFRLGRPGEAAAVSIIMLVMLFVFSIAYLRMLPQKEGDTA, from the coding sequence ATGAGCCGTTCCAGCCTCTCCAGTCTTCCCGGCATTGCTGCCCCCACCGCGAGGCGTCGCCTGCCGGTGGCATGGCTGCTGATCGCGCCGAGTCTGATCCTCGCGCTGTTCATCATCAGCTACCCGATCTACAACATCGTGTTCCAGTCGATGCACGAGGTGTCGCGCTTCGGTGCGATTCGCGGCTTTAACGGGATCGCGAATTTCACTGCGGTGTTTTCCGATCCGGTGTTCGCCGAGGCGGCGCAACGCACGGTCGTGTGGACCGCCGCGGTGGTCGGCGGCACGGTGCTGATCTCGGTGCCGGTCGCGCTCGTGCTGAACCAGGATTTTTACGGCCGTGGCGTCGCACGGACGATCGTGATGCTGCCGTGGTCCGTATCGCTGACGATGACGGCGGTGGTATGGCGCTGGGCGTTCAACGACGACTACGGGATGGTCAACGTCACGCTGCAACGTCTTGGTTTGATCGGCGGTCCGATTCACTGGCTCGCCACACCTGAATTCGCGTTCCCCGTCGAGATCGCAGTCGGCATTCTCGTGTCGATTCCGTTCACGGTGACGATTCTGCTCGGCGGGTTGTCGTCGGTGCCTGGCGACATCTACGAAGCGGCGCGCATCGACGGCGCGAGCGCATGGCAGCAGTTCCGCAAGCTGACGCTGCCGCTGCTGCGGCCGTTCATCAACATGGCGATCCTGCTGAACGTGATCTACGTGTTCAACTCGTTTCCGATCATCTGGGTGATGACGCAGGGCGGCCCCGACAACGGCACGCATATCCTCGTCACGTACCTGTACGAACTCGGCTTCCGGCTCGGCCGGCCGGGCGAAGCCGCAGCCGTCTCGATCATCATGCTCGTGATGCTGTTCGTGTTCTCGATTGCGTACCTGCGCATGCTGCCGCAGAAGGAAGGAGACACGGCATGA
- a CDS encoding carbohydrate ABC transporter permease, whose product MSSKMKRTLWCWIALAPLVVLVLFPFAVMLFTSLKPANEVFVYPARWLPVHWHWQNFADMWEAANFGVALRNSAVISVLSTALALAVSLPAAYALARFPFRGRSTYRQFLLVTQMLSPILLVVGLFRLAAMIPYGDGNLVDSKIGVIVSYAAFNIAFAVWMLSSYFQTVPRDLEEAAWLEGCSRTRAVFRVFLPLAVPAIVVTAIFTFINAWNEFAVVYTLIRSPENKTLTVQVTDMVAGKYTVEWHLVMAATLCATLPVSIVFAWLQRYMVKGLALGAVK is encoded by the coding sequence ATGAGTTCGAAAATGAAGCGCACGCTGTGGTGCTGGATCGCGCTCGCGCCGCTCGTCGTGCTGGTGCTGTTTCCGTTCGCGGTGATGCTGTTCACGTCGCTGAAACCCGCGAACGAAGTGTTCGTCTATCCGGCGCGCTGGCTGCCGGTGCACTGGCACTGGCAGAATTTCGCGGACATGTGGGAAGCGGCGAATTTCGGCGTCGCGCTGCGCAACAGCGCGGTCATCAGCGTGCTGTCCACCGCGCTCGCACTCGCGGTCAGCCTGCCCGCCGCGTACGCGCTCGCACGCTTTCCGTTTCGCGGACGCAGCACGTATCGTCAGTTCCTGCTCGTTACGCAGATGCTGTCGCCGATCCTGCTGGTGGTCGGCCTGTTCCGCCTCGCTGCGATGATCCCGTACGGCGACGGCAACCTCGTCGATTCGAAGATCGGCGTGATCGTGTCGTACGCGGCGTTCAACATTGCGTTCGCGGTGTGGATGCTGTCGTCGTATTTCCAGACCGTGCCGCGCGATCTCGAAGAAGCCGCATGGCTTGAAGGATGCAGCCGTACGCGTGCAGTGTTCCGCGTGTTCCTGCCGCTCGCAGTGCCCGCGATCGTCGTCACCGCGATCTTCACGTTCATCAATGCGTGGAATGAATTCGCGGTGGTGTACACGCTGATCCGCTCGCCTGAGAACAAGACGCTCACCGTGCAGGTGACCGACATGGTCGCCGGGAAGTACACGGTCGAATGGCATCTCGTGATGGCGGCGACGCTGTGCGCAACGCTGCCGGTGTCGATCGTGTTCGCGTGGTTGCAGCGGTATATGGTGAAGGGGCTCGCGCTCGGCGCGGTGAAGTAA
- a CDS encoding hybrid sensor histidine kinase/response regulator, translating to MTIVEDRILILAPYGRDARVIESLLAKEGLESHVCDEIGDLLEGLALGAACALIAEEAASEATLDLLAGWIQTQPLWSDFPFVLLVGKGRNSVFDAAARGVRQLGNVVLVERPVHGDTLVSIARGASRARRRQYSARALLVERAETAERLQQADRRKDEFLAMLAHELRNPLAPIRNAAEALKMVETGLPDRVRWARELIERQSRHLTNLLEDLLDVSRITTGKITLKKSEIELGVVLSRAVEVSRPMIDARRHHFAIALPEVPLHIWGDPTRLVQIFGNLLDNAAKYTPEGGHIEIGVTLDDGHASVYVTDDGLGIAADELPHVFELFSQANRSLDRAQGGLGIGLSVVQSLVAMHDGTIELSSEGYGRGTRVRVQLPVIHARALDAISRKPRSTMPDRPLDILVVDDNVDAAESLTMLLEMRGHRVCMASDGHGALDHCLHHRTDVVLLDIGLPGMDGYDVARALRANPATRNAMLIAITGYGQVDDVKRASDAGFDHHLVKPVELDALIGLFEMRPKANVVAHKRGG from the coding sequence GTGACCATCGTGGAAGACCGGATACTGATCCTCGCACCGTACGGACGCGATGCCCGCGTCATCGAGAGCCTCCTCGCGAAGGAAGGCCTGGAGAGCCACGTCTGCGACGAGATCGGCGATCTGCTCGAAGGGCTCGCGCTCGGCGCGGCCTGCGCGTTGATCGCCGAGGAAGCAGCGAGCGAAGCGACGCTCGATCTGCTGGCCGGATGGATCCAGACGCAGCCGCTGTGGTCGGATTTTCCGTTCGTGCTGCTGGTGGGCAAGGGCCGCAACAGTGTGTTCGACGCGGCGGCGCGCGGCGTGCGGCAACTGGGTAATGTTGTGCTGGTCGAGCGACCTGTGCACGGCGACACGCTCGTCAGTATCGCGCGCGGCGCGTCGCGTGCGCGGCGCCGGCAATACTCGGCGCGCGCGCTGCTCGTCGAGCGTGCGGAGACGGCCGAGCGTCTGCAGCAAGCCGATCGTCGCAAGGACGAATTTCTCGCGATGCTCGCGCACGAACTGCGCAATCCGCTCGCGCCGATCCGCAACGCCGCCGAGGCGCTGAAGATGGTCGAAACCGGTTTGCCCGATCGCGTGCGCTGGGCACGCGAACTGATCGAGCGGCAAAGCCGTCATCTGACGAATCTGCTGGAGGATCTGCTCGACGTATCGCGGATCACGACCGGCAAGATCACGCTGAAGAAATCGGAAATCGAGCTGGGCGTCGTGCTCTCGCGCGCGGTCGAGGTGTCGCGTCCGATGATCGATGCGCGCCGGCACCACTTTGCGATTGCGCTGCCCGAGGTGCCGTTGCACATATGGGGCGATCCCACGCGGCTCGTGCAGATCTTCGGCAACCTGCTCGACAACGCCGCGAAGTACACGCCGGAAGGCGGCCACATCGAGATCGGCGTGACGCTCGATGACGGCCACGCATCGGTCTACGTCACCGACGATGGACTCGGCATCGCCGCCGACGAACTGCCGCATGTCTTCGAACTGTTCAGCCAGGCGAACCGTTCGCTGGACCGCGCGCAGGGTGGACTCGGGATCGGACTGTCGGTCGTGCAGTCGCTCGTCGCGATGCACGACGGCACGATTGAACTATCGAGCGAAGGCTACGGACGCGGCACGCGGGTGCGCGTGCAGTTGCCGGTGATACACGCGCGTGCACTGGACGCCATCTCGCGCAAGCCTCGCTCCACGATGCCCGACCGGCCGCTCGACATCCTGGTGGTAGACGACAACGTCGACGCCGCCGAATCGCTGACGATGCTGCTCGAGATGCGCGGACACCGCGTCTGCATGGCGTCCGACGGACACGGCGCGCTCGACCACTGCCTCCATCATCGGACCGACGTCGTGCTGCTCGACATCGGTTTGCCGGGGATGGACGGCTATGACGTTGCGCGTGCGCTGCGCGCGAATCCGGCGACACGCAACGCGATGCTGATCGCGATCACCGGTTACGGTCAGGTCGACGATGTGAAGCGCGCTTCCGACGCGGGCTTCGATCATCATCTGGTGAAGCCGGTCGAACTGGATGCGTTGATCGGGCTGTTCGAAATGCGGCCGAAAGCGAACGTCGTCGCTCACAAACGCGGCGGGTGA
- a CDS encoding ATPase domain-containing protein, whose translation MNDRVKSLMDIPQQERVSTGVSGLDEVLLGGLVDNRVYLVEGAPGAGKTTLALQFLLEGLRRGEPGLYITLSETADELRAVATSHGWTLDGLHVHELVSEERLSPDEGQSILHPSEIELGETVGEVMRKVLDHAPKRIVFDSLSEMRLLAQDALKYRRQVLVLKQFFSSRQCTVWLLDDKTSEPGDLQLHSICHGVVSLDHVQPDYGAERRRLRIAKMRGMRFVGGHHDFDIETGGVKVFPRLVASDHHREFVAATHSTGIEGLDALFGGGLPTGTNTLLVGPSGVGKTTTAMRCTQSAIERGERAIYFLFDETLRTMLARADAIGMPFARYIEEGRLLIQQIDPAELSPGQFASRVRVAVEQSGVSTVVIDSLNAYLQAMPGQRYLTLQMHELLSYLNQQGVVTLLVLGQHGVIGNVATDIDLSYLSDALLLFRFFECAGEVLSAVSVLKSRTSAHERTIREFRIGPRGVQVGEPLRDFDGVLAGLTTYRGTMPLLADRGGASK comes from the coding sequence ATGAACGATCGGGTCAAATCGCTAATGGACATTCCGCAACAGGAACGTGTCTCCACCGGCGTATCGGGACTGGATGAAGTGCTGCTGGGCGGCCTTGTCGACAATCGGGTCTATCTCGTCGAAGGGGCCCCGGGGGCGGGTAAAACTACACTCGCCCTGCAATTTCTGCTCGAAGGCCTACGGCGCGGCGAGCCTGGGCTGTACATCACGCTGTCCGAGACCGCCGACGAGCTGCGCGCGGTTGCGACGTCGCACGGCTGGACGCTCGACGGGCTGCACGTGCACGAACTCGTCAGCGAAGAGCGGCTGAGTCCGGACGAAGGGCAGTCGATCCTGCATCCGTCCGAGATCGAACTCGGCGAGACTGTCGGCGAGGTGATGCGCAAGGTGCTCGATCATGCGCCGAAGCGGATCGTCTTCGACAGCCTGTCGGAGATGCGGCTGCTCGCGCAGGACGCGCTGAAATACCGCCGTCAGGTGCTCGTGCTGAAGCAGTTTTTTTCGAGTCGCCAGTGCACGGTATGGCTGCTCGACGACAAGACTTCCGAGCCCGGCGATCTGCAGTTGCACAGCATCTGTCATGGCGTCGTCAGTCTCGATCACGTTCAGCCCGACTACGGCGCCGAACGCCGGCGCCTGAGGATCGCGAAGATGCGCGGGATGAGGTTCGTCGGCGGCCATCACGACTTCGATATCGAGACCGGCGGCGTCAAGGTCTTTCCGCGTCTCGTCGCGTCCGACCATCATCGCGAATTCGTGGCGGCCACGCATTCGACCGGCATCGAAGGACTCGATGCGCTCTTTGGCGGCGGGCTTCCCACCGGCACCAACACGTTGCTGGTGGGACCGTCCGGTGTCGGCAAGACGACGACCGCGATGCGTTGCACGCAGAGCGCCATCGAGCGCGGCGAACGGGCGATCTACTTCCTGTTCGACGAGACGCTGCGCACCATGCTGGCACGCGCGGACGCGATCGGCATGCCGTTCGCGCGCTACATCGAAGAGGGCCGCCTGCTGATCCAGCAGATCGATCCGGCGGAGCTGTCGCCGGGGCAGTTCGCGAGCCGCGTGCGCGTGGCGGTCGAGCAGAGCGGCGTGTCGACGGTCGTGATCGACAGTCTGAACGCGTACCTGCAGGCGATGCCGGGTCAGCGCTACCTGACGCTGCAGATGCACGAACTGCTGAGCTATCTGAACCAGCAGGGCGTCGTGACGTTGCTCGTGCTCGGTCAGCACGGCGTGATCGGCAACGTGGCAACCGATATCGATCTGAGCTACCTGAGCGACGCGCTGCTGCTGTTCCGTTTCTTCGAATGCGCGGGCGAGGTGCTGTCCGCGGTGTCGGTGCTGAAGAGCCGCACGAGCGCGCACGAACGGACGATCCGCGAATTCCGCATCGGCCCGCGCGGTGTGCAGGTGGGCGAGCCGCTGCGCGATTTCGACGGCGTGCTGGCCGGCCTCACGACCTATCGTGGAACGATGCCGCTGCTGGCTGATAGGGGCGGCGCCAGCAAGTGA
- a CDS encoding sensor histidine kinase: protein MKSIRRWLLGWLIFGLAAASGIAAFGIFHTAQEEAGELFDYELRTVATSLPSNIGTSPTAEHHAPDFGSLSDDRIVIEIWDRNGALVYHSQRPPLLDRMLVGLRTVERGGNHWRVFGLEQADRFVQVAQPISVREELALQLALHTLWPLSLLVPVTIVLVLLVVARGLAPIGGLSRALATRSMDSLEPLQPGGPVPVEIRPLVDALDDLLLRLNAASQAQRTFVADAAHELRSPLAALKLQLQAASRDGTLKGEGQTLERVEGRLNRIIHLVQQLLTLAREDARPATMKEPVSLRRIGEQAVSDFSLIAEAKQVDLGLEFRAPLTQADTCQIFAEPHSLAVLLNNLIDNAIRHTPAGGKVDVVLTRTDTGMGFDVIDTGAGIPEPELERVFDRFYRGEGAQGQGSGLGLSIVARIAERQGLTLSIRNNQPGPGLCVSVAGL, encoded by the coding sequence ATGAAATCGATTCGCCGCTGGCTGCTGGGGTGGCTGATCTTTGGGCTCGCTGCCGCGTCGGGGATCGCGGCGTTCGGCATTTTTCACACGGCGCAGGAGGAGGCCGGCGAACTGTTCGACTACGAACTGCGTACCGTCGCGACGTCGCTGCCGTCGAACATCGGCACGTCACCCACCGCCGAACATCACGCACCCGACTTCGGCAGTCTGTCGGACGATCGCATCGTCATCGAGATCTGGGATCGCAACGGCGCGCTCGTCTATCACTCGCAGCGTCCGCCGTTGCTCGACCGGATGCTAGTCGGTCTGCGTACGGTCGAGCGCGGCGGCAATCACTGGCGCGTGTTCGGGCTCGAGCAGGCCGATCGTTTCGTGCAGGTCGCGCAGCCGATTTCCGTGCGCGAAGAACTTGCGCTGCAGCTCGCGTTGCACACGCTGTGGCCGCTGTCGTTGCTGGTGCCGGTGACGATCGTGCTGGTGCTGCTCGTCGTCGCGCGTGGGCTTGCACCGATCGGCGGATTGTCGCGCGCGCTCGCGACGCGTTCGATGGATTCGCTCGAACCGTTGCAACCCGGTGGTCCGGTGCCGGTGGAAATCCGCCCGCTCGTCGATGCACTCGACGATCTGCTGCTGCGACTCAATGCGGCCTCGCAGGCGCAGCGCACGTTCGTCGCCGATGCCGCACATGAACTGCGTTCGCCGCTCGCTGCATTGAAGCTGCAATTGCAGGCTGCGTCGCGCGACGGCACGTTGAAGGGCGAAGGGCAGACGCTCGAACGCGTCGAGGGCCGGCTCAACCGGATCATCCACCTCGTACAACAGCTGCTGACGCTCGCGCGTGAAGATGCGCGGCCTGCGACGATGAAGGAACCGGTGAGTCTGCGGCGTATTGGCGAGCAGGCCGTCAGCGATTTCTCGCTGATCGCGGAGGCGAAGCAGGTCGATCTAGGTCTGGAATTTCGCGCGCCGTTGACGCAGGCGGACACGTGTCAGATTTTTGCGGAGCCGCATTCGCTCGCGGTGCTGCTGAACAATCTGATCGACAACGCGATCCGTCACACGCCGGCCGGCGGCAAGGTCGACGTCGTGCTGACGCGCACGGACACCGGCATGGGTTTCGACGTGATCGATACGGGTGCAGGCATTCCCGAGCCGGAACTGGAGCGCGTGTTCGACCGCTTCTATCGCGGCGAGGGTGCGCAGGGGCAGGGCAGTGGTCTCGGGCTCTCGATCGTCGCGCGCATCGCGGAACGCCAGGGACTCACGCTGTCGATACGCAATAACCAGCCGGGGCCAGGGCTCTGCGTGTCGGTGGCGGGGCTATAA